From one Melioribacteraceae bacterium genomic stretch:
- a CDS encoding ATP-binding protein yields the protein MGVDLEKLKKLAKDDDSFEELVDLIRISNDKSFPVNMELKDFFFIERDRKSPKKFSISASVKDTLGYTSEEIEKMPGGIFSLIFDEDTSLVKRNIGEFETNPKKKSMQHIYRILDKEQKPKWIKESIYVDRDEHGRILKHFSIFCDINSIKENEEEFKTKAEHLREINQAKDRFISIVSHDLRAPFTSLLGFSEILLNENELSDEEKQEYLTYIYDASQNQLQLINYLLEWSRLQTGRIQMEIKRLNLRLVVSTCIATLIGNAIRKDIELKQDIPEDIFIHADEKLISQAITNLLSNALKFTPKGKSVTVTVEKFKIGMIELIVKDQGRGIAEKDQEKIFRIDQKFTLEGTDGEKGSGLGLTLVKEIVEKHKGEIWFYSKLDEGTEFHVTIPEAKNIILLVEDDESMMELYNKSIDKALSGYEVLRSKNGYEAMSIIMNSLPTIVITDHDMPLMNGYQLVEAIRKRDKNFSIPILVISAKMNEELQTKYERLGVLKILHKPIEQEELVNSLKEIIV from the coding sequence CATGGAACTGAAGGATTTCTTTTTTATAGAACGGGACAGAAAATCACCGAAGAAATTTTCTATTTCAGCTTCAGTTAAAGATACCCTAGGATATACGTCCGAAGAAATAGAAAAAATGCCGGGAGGAATTTTCTCGCTTATTTTTGACGAAGATACTTCCTTGGTTAAAAGAAATATTGGTGAGTTTGAAACTAATCCGAAAAAGAAATCCATGCAGCATATTTACCGAATTTTAGATAAGGAACAAAAACCGAAATGGATTAAAGAATCCATATATGTTGACCGCGATGAGCATGGAAGAATCTTAAAACATTTCTCCATTTTTTGTGACATCAATTCGATAAAAGAAAATGAAGAAGAATTTAAAACCAAAGCTGAACATCTTCGCGAAATAAATCAAGCAAAAGATAGATTTATCTCCATCGTTTCTCATGATTTACGCGCGCCTTTTACAAGTTTGCTGGGATTCTCGGAAATACTTTTAAATGAGAACGAGCTTTCCGATGAAGAAAAACAAGAATACTTAACTTACATTTATGATGCTTCTCAAAATCAGCTTCAGTTAATTAATTACTTGTTGGAATGGTCACGGTTGCAAACTGGTAGAATTCAAATGGAAATCAAGCGTTTGAATTTACGTTTGGTAGTTTCTACATGTATAGCTACTTTAATCGGCAACGCTATTAGAAAAGATATTGAACTCAAACAAGATATTCCCGAAGATATATTTATTCACGCGGATGAAAAACTAATTTCTCAAGCAATTACGAATCTGTTAAGTAATGCTCTTAAATTTACGCCTAAAGGAAAGTCCGTAACCGTAACTGTAGAGAAATTTAAAATCGGAATGATAGAATTAATTGTTAAAGACCAGGGAAGAGGAATTGCGGAAAAGGATCAAGAGAAAATTTTTAGGATCGATCAGAAATTTACCTTGGAAGGAACTGATGGCGAAAAAGGAAGCGGACTCGGATTAACTCTGGTAAAAGAAATTGTTGAAAAACATAAAGGTGAAATTTGGTTTTACTCTAAACTTGATGAAGGAACAGAATTTCACGTAACAATACCCGAAGCAAAAAATATTATTCTACTTGTTGAAGATGATGAATCCATGATGGAACTTTATAACAAGTCAATTGATAAAGCTTTGTCCGGCTATGAAGTTCTTAGATCTAAAAACGGTTACGAAGCGATGAGCATAATTATGAATTCGCTTCCGACGATTGTTATTACTGATCATGACATGCCGTTGATGAACGGTTATCAATTAGTCGAAGCAATTCGAAAACGTGACAAAAATTTTTCAATTCCAATATTAGTTATTTCTGCTAAGATGAATGAAGAATTGCAGACCAAATATGAACGACTCGGAGTTCTTAAAATTCTTCACAAACCAATTGAGCAAGAAGAACTTGTAAATTCACTAAAGGAAATTATTGTTTGA
- a CDS encoding UpxY family transcription antiterminator, producing MIINPKISLQKSWFALYTKPRHEFKAKEYLDSIELESYLPTITTVRKWSDRKKKVTEPLFKGYIFVNCNELERFDALQHEAIINTICFEGKPAKIPDWQIENLQKMLAENHSVIVGDMLCEGTKVKIVEGPFAGVEGIVCQTDDRGKIFGITIDLLRRSVIVRLPKESIVKEIKQS from the coding sequence ATGATTATCAATCCAAAAATTTCTTTACAAAAATCTTGGTTCGCACTATATACCAAACCGAGACACGAATTTAAAGCAAAAGAATATTTAGATAGTATTGAACTGGAATCCTATCTTCCTACAATCACAACAGTCAGAAAATGGAGTGATCGCAAAAAGAAAGTAACCGAACCTTTATTTAAAGGATATATTTTTGTCAATTGTAATGAATTAGAACGCTTTGACGCACTTCAACACGAAGCCATTATAAATACAATCTGCTTTGAAGGTAAACCGGCAAAAATTCCTGATTGGCAAATTGAAAATCTCCAAAAAATGCTGGCGGAAAATCATTCTGTAATTGTCGGTGACATGCTATGCGAAGGTACAAAAGTTAAAATTGTAGAAGGACCATTTGCCGGTGTTGAAGGAATTGTTTGTCAGACGGACGACCGCGGTAAAATTTTCGGGATTACAATTGACTTGCTGCGCCGTTCGGTAATTGTTCGTCTTCCAAAAGAAAGTATTGTTAAAGAAATAAAGCAAAGTTAA
- a CDS encoding HD domain-containing protein — translation MKQKELIEIQTGENINHFFILLKLEERTTKTGKPFLNLELRDKSSLISAKVWDGFDDFQKSAEPGKVVKVTGQMEEFNNSPQIKVSSIRIATKNDDVNPSDFMPKSSHNFEEMVKELEKRISQIKNEHLKQLINKILSGENYAKYKHVPAGKAWHHAYVHGLIEHTLEIIKICDLMSDIHPEINRDLLVCGAILHDFGKTKELNYETNFDYTDSGKLLGHIVIAAIEIEKAASTIKDFPLDLKEHLIHLVLSHQGKLEQASPVVPKTLEAITLYHADELSAKSNAYKYAIKLDENKGENWTRFQQLAGTAIFIPDKEKLTEEQETLFDN, via the coding sequence ATGAAACAGAAAGAACTTATCGAAATACAAACCGGCGAAAACATAAACCACTTTTTTATTCTGTTAAAATTAGAAGAAAGAACAACGAAAACCGGTAAACCATTTTTAAATCTTGAGCTTCGCGATAAATCATCTTTGATTAGCGCAAAAGTTTGGGACGGATTTGATGATTTTCAAAAATCTGCAGAACCCGGTAAAGTCGTGAAAGTTACCGGACAAATGGAAGAATTCAATAATTCACCTCAGATAAAAGTTTCCTCAATTCGCATTGCAACTAAAAATGATGATGTGAATCCAAGTGATTTTATGCCTAAGTCTTCACACAACTTTGAAGAGATGGTGAAGGAACTTGAGAAAAGAATTTCACAAATAAAAAATGAACATCTCAAACAGCTAATTAATAAAATTCTTTCCGGTGAAAACTATGCAAAATATAAACACGTACCTGCCGGTAAAGCTTGGCATCATGCTTATGTGCATGGATTAATTGAGCACACTTTAGAGATTATTAAAATTTGTGATTTAATGAGTGATATTCACCCGGAAATTAATAGAGATTTATTGGTATGCGGTGCAATACTTCATGACTTCGGCAAAACAAAGGAATTGAATTATGAAACCAATTTCGATTATACTGATTCCGGCAAATTACTTGGACATATCGTAATAGCTGCAATTGAAATTGAGAAAGCCGCCTCAACTATTAAAGATTTTCCTCTTGATCTTAAAGAACATTTGATTCACTTGGTATTGAGTCACCAAGGTAAACTTGAGCAAGCTTCTCCGGTAGTTCCTAAAACATTAGAAGCGATTACACTTTATCACGCGGATGAATTGAGTGCAAAATCTAATGCGTATAAATATGCAATCAAGCTGGATGAAAACAAAGGTGAGAACTGGACAAGATTCCAACAACTTGCCGGTACTGCTATCTTCATTCCTGACAAAGAAAAATTAACAGAAGAACAAGAAACTCTATTTGATAACTAA
- a CDS encoding NAD-dependent deacylase has product MNEFPIPSELVEKLKSAENIVFYSGAGISAESGVPTFRGKDGIWNKLKPEELANFNAFLRNSDMVWEWYQYRRKIVREAKPNPGHLAIAEFEMYYPNVTVVTQNVDNLHKRAGSKKIYELHGNIERNYCIDCKKWYNDVPISDEKKGAIKCSCGGLIRPDVVWFGEYLPEDEFKNSEWEAGKSDICFVVGTSAIVYPAAYIPITALQAGSYLVEVNIEPTEFTKNAHHSFFGEAGKVLPEILSKVKELKK; this is encoded by the coding sequence ATGAATGAATTCCCAATTCCGTCCGAATTAGTTGAGAAATTAAAATCGGCAGAGAATATTGTTTTCTATTCTGGTGCCGGAATATCAGCAGAAAGCGGAGTCCCGACTTTTCGCGGTAAAGATGGAATCTGGAATAAACTTAAACCGGAGGAACTTGCAAACTTTAACGCGTTCCTCCGGAATTCCGATATGGTTTGGGAATGGTATCAATACAGAAGAAAAATTGTAAGAGAAGCTAAACCAAATCCCGGACATCTAGCAATTGCTGAATTTGAAATGTATTACCCAAATGTTACTGTTGTAACACAAAATGTTGATAATTTACATAAACGTGCCGGAAGTAAAAAGATATACGAACTTCACGGTAATATAGAAAGAAATTATTGCATCGATTGTAAAAAATGGTACAACGATGTTCCGATTAGCGATGAAAAAAAAGGTGCGATTAAATGTAGTTGCGGCGGACTTATTCGTCCCGATGTAGTTTGGTTTGGTGAATATTTACCCGAAGATGAATTCAAAAATTCAGAATGGGAAGCCGGTAAAAGTGATATATGTTTTGTTGTCGGCACTTCGGCAATTGTTTATCCGGCTGCTTATATTCCTATTACAGCTTTACAAGCCGGTTCTTATTTAGTTGAAGTAAACATTGAGCCGACTGAATTCACTAAAAACGCACATCATTCATTTTTTGGAGAAGCCGGGAAAGTACTGCCGGAAATTTTGAGTAAGGTAAAAGAACTCAAAAAATAG
- a CDS encoding SpoIIE family protein phosphatase, with the protein MGKKIDLNRSNKSGSQLDLPEFSINRFTLSFKDEKLNKEFGDHLIIKSLNLVRGSIFLAAFLYALFDILDKVVIPDATEKVFVVRIISIFFFFVIIALTFTPLKKYLQFLMGLVVLLGGSGIIVMIIISESYGGQNYYAGILLAIIYAHSLLRLRFIYASMVTWVVVLIYALSTILLHVTPIHVFINNVFFLASANILGMFASYSLEYYMRTVFWQNRILELKSKELEIEHKRKSDELEAARNIQLAMLPQVLPIMKNAEIAVKMETASEIGGDYYDFVFDNDIFRFVIGDATGHGANAGAMVTATKTIFSNYGSILDPTDFLQKANERVKQIRLPKLFMSLAAGKLVENKLEISGAGIPPLLIINKTKNTLEEFPLKGLPLGLNPNIPYSNMIIDLNKDDHLVFMTDGLPELFNSQNEMLGMERIKSRLLSSSFNGAESLLNLLLETANDWKGDHPLQDDVTLLVIKMK; encoded by the coding sequence TTGGGAAAGAAAATCGATTTAAATAGATCAAATAAATCCGGTTCACAATTAGATTTACCTGAATTTTCTATAAACCGGTTCACACTTTCATTCAAAGATGAGAAACTCAACAAAGAGTTTGGTGATCATCTAATTATCAAATCTCTTAATCTCGTTAGAGGTTCAATCTTTCTAGCCGCTTTTTTGTATGCTCTCTTTGATATATTAGATAAAGTTGTTATTCCGGACGCGACCGAAAAAGTTTTCGTCGTCAGAATTATAAGTATTTTCTTCTTCTTTGTAATAATTGCCTTGACCTTCACACCACTTAAAAAATATTTGCAATTTTTAATGGGATTGGTTGTGCTGCTCGGCGGGTCAGGTATAATTGTAATGATTATCATTTCGGAATCTTATGGCGGACAAAATTATTACGCCGGTATTTTATTAGCTATAATTTATGCTCATTCACTTTTAAGACTCAGATTTATCTATGCGTCGATGGTAACATGGGTTGTTGTTCTTATTTACGCGTTGTCAACTATTTTACTTCACGTTACACCAATTCACGTTTTTATAAATAATGTGTTCTTTCTTGCCTCGGCTAATATTTTGGGAATGTTTGCAAGCTATAGTCTCGAATACTATATGCGAACAGTCTTTTGGCAAAACAGAATTTTAGAATTAAAGAGTAAAGAACTTGAGATTGAACACAAACGAAAAAGTGACGAACTCGAAGCAGCGAGAAACATTCAGCTTGCAATGTTACCGCAAGTACTGCCGATAATGAAAAACGCGGAGATTGCCGTAAAGATGGAAACTGCTTCGGAAATCGGCGGTGACTATTATGATTTCGTATTTGATAATGACATTTTCAGATTTGTAATTGGAGATGCAACCGGGCATGGAGCTAATGCCGGTGCAATGGTAACTGCAACTAAAACAATTTTCAGTAACTATGGTTCAATTCTGGATCCAACAGATTTTTTACAAAAAGCAAACGAAAGAGTTAAACAAATTCGTTTACCCAAACTTTTTATGTCACTTGCTGCCGGAAAGTTAGTGGAAAATAAACTGGAAATTAGTGGTGCTGGGATTCCTCCATTACTTATAATAAATAAAACCAAGAATACATTAGAAGAATTTCCATTAAAAGGCTTGCCGCTTGGTCTGAATCCAAATATTCCTTACAGCAATATGATTATTGATCTGAATAAAGATGACCATTTAGTTTTTATGACCGACGGATTACCCGAATTATTTAATTCTCAAAATGAAATGCTAGGTATGGAAAGGATAAAATCAAGATTACTTTCAAGCAGTTTTAACGGTGCCGAATCTTTACTTAATTTATTACTTGAAACTGCTAATGATTGGAAAGGAGATCATCCTCTGCAAGATGATGTAACATTACTTGTTATTAAAATGAAATAA
- the queD gene encoding 6-carboxytetrahydropterin synthase QueD, with translation MKISKEFKWEMGHRLPFHSGKCKNIHGHTYKMRIEIEGDLDENGMVIDYYDVSEIISPIIDELDHSFMVKDSDKEVIDFLVKLNSKKVVVPFETTAENITLHLLTKIKERITSDRIKKIKIRVYETEKTYAEDELEL, from the coding sequence ATGAAAATTTCTAAAGAGTTTAAATGGGAAATGGGACATAGACTTCCGTTCCATTCCGGTAAATGTAAAAACATTCACGGTCATACTTACAAAATGCGCATTGAGATTGAAGGCGACTTGGATGAAAACGGAATGGTAATAGATTATTACGATGTCTCAGAAATCATTTCTCCAATTATTGATGAACTTGATCATTCTTTCATGGTAAAAGATTCCGATAAAGAAGTAATTGATTTTCTTGTTAAACTAAATTCCAAAAAAGTTGTAGTTCCTTTTGAAACGACAGCAGAGAATATTACTCTACATTTATTAACGAAAATAAAAGAACGAATTACTTCCGATCGAATAAAAAAAATAAAAATAAGAGTTTACGAAACAGAAAAGACTTACGCTGAAGATGAACTTGAGTTGTAA
- a CDS encoding radical SAM protein, producing the protein MLKINEIYHSIQGESTKAGLPCVFIRLTYCNLRCTYCDTEYAFYEGYDKSIDEVIKEVKKYNCNLVEVTGGEPLVQNESIELMKRLCDEGFEVMLETGGSLPIAEIDKRVRIILDLKCPSSGMMKKNLYENIEHLKPIDEVKFVIGTREDYEWSKEQVEKYQFDKKCAVLFSVVFGELEPVTLVNWILEDKINVRYQLQMHKIIWEPDKKGV; encoded by the coding sequence ATGCTTAAAATCAACGAAATTTATCATTCTATTCAGGGTGAGAGCACAAAAGCCGGTCTGCCTTGTGTTTTTATCAGACTGACATACTGCAATCTTCGCTGCACTTATTGCGATACCGAGTATGCTTTTTATGAGGGATATGATAAATCGATTGATGAAGTTATAAAGGAAGTAAAAAAATATAACTGCAATTTGGTTGAAGTGACCGGTGGTGAACCACTTGTTCAAAATGAATCAATTGAATTGATGAAAAGATTATGCGATGAAGGTTTTGAGGTAATGCTGGAGACTGGCGGAAGTCTGCCAATCGCAGAGATTGATAAAAGAGTAAGAATTATTCTCGATCTAAAATGTCCTTCCAGCGGGATGATGAAGAAAAATTTATATGAGAATATTGAACATCTAAAACCAATTGACGAAGTAAAATTTGTTATTGGCACTCGTGAAGATTATGAATGGTCAAAAGAACAAGTCGAAAAGTATCAATTCGATAAAAAATGTGCTGTTCTTTTCTCGGTTGTTTTCGGAGAACTTGAACCGGTTACTTTAGTAAATTGGATATTAGAAGATAAAATTAATGTGCGGTATCAATTACAAATGCATAAAATAATTTGGGAACCCGATAAAAAAGGTGTGTAA
- the rpsT gene encoding 30S ribosomal protein S20, with protein MANHASAKKRARQNETRRIRNKAIKSKVNTLVGKVLDSTEKEQAEVVLKSAVSAIDKAASKGKLHKNTAARKKARLTKFVNKLEK; from the coding sequence ATGGCTAATCACGCTTCTGCTAAAAAGAGAGCGCGTCAAAACGAGACGAGACGAATAAGAAACAAAGCTATAAAATCTAAAGTAAATACTTTAGTTGGTAAAGTTTTGGATTCAACCGAAAAAGAACAAGCTGAAGTTGTATTAAAATCAGCGGTATCAGCAATCGATAAAGCTGCTTCAAAAGGTAAACTTCATAAAAATACAGCGGCAAGAAAAAAAGCAAGACTTACTAAGTTCGTTAATAAATTAGAAAAATAG
- a CDS encoding NTP transferase domain-containing protein, with amino-acid sequence MIESKTEIDINELIKIYSAEFDTSKKETSIILAAGHGKRIKSHRSKMLHKIWGEPTVSRVFDACAKGLKSANIIVVIGIKAENVIETVGKREYGSYAYQAEQQGTGHAVQVALEKIENKNYDGIVYVFPGDMGLVDEKTVSRFKDEFHKSNSDMMVLTGLFEGDYKENYYGRIVRVKETDVNGNKSPDAGQVIKIMEHKDILSLSETENHIIEFKEKKYAFTRQELLENNEFNSGVFAFKYKYLAKLINEIESNNVQGEIYLTDLIHLFNEEGLSVGAVSPIQQHVIMGFNNKSVLKEMEKIARNHVYDKIKDIIEIEDEEDFYIADDVVEKILEMDSQGTPLDIHVGRGAFICKGVSVNYGCTFGRECIVKDNIVLGKNVNIGEGVEISCFQGQQVLVGDNVEIMKGDIIKGNITIGNNSRIESSVNMTGSDDYPVTIGNNVEIKGTTYIFGSKIADNILIYHSVLVRKNVINPNKDGSQFKIGFYIPEVIGREGIKEI; translated from the coding sequence ATGATAGAATCCAAAACAGAAATTGATATTAACGAGCTTATAAAAATTTATTCTGCCGAATTCGACACATCAAAAAAAGAGACATCAATAATCTTAGCTGCCGGTCACGGTAAAAGAATAAAATCACATCGTTCAAAAATGCTGCATAAAATTTGGGGTGAGCCCACAGTCTCTAGAGTTTTCGATGCTTGTGCTAAGGGACTAAAATCAGCAAACATTATAGTAGTGATTGGAATTAAAGCTGAAAACGTTATAGAAACAGTGGGGAAAAGAGAATACGGAAGTTATGCTTACCAAGCCGAGCAGCAAGGCACCGGTCATGCAGTTCAGGTTGCATTAGAAAAAATTGAAAACAAAAATTATGATGGCATTGTTTATGTTTTCCCCGGTGATATGGGGTTGGTTGACGAGAAAACAGTCTCAAGATTTAAAGATGAATTCCACAAATCCAATTCCGATATGATGGTTTTAACCGGACTTTTCGAAGGTGACTATAAAGAAAATTATTACGGTAGAATTGTAAGAGTAAAAGAAACCGACGTAAATGGAAATAAATCTCCTGATGCCGGACAAGTTATTAAAATTATGGAGCACAAAGATATTCTTAGTCTGTCCGAAACCGAAAATCATATTATCGAATTTAAAGAAAAAAAATACGCTTTTACTCGTCAGGAATTATTGGAGAACAATGAATTTAATTCCGGTGTTTTCGCTTTCAAGTATAAATATCTTGCTAAGCTTATCAACGAAATAGAAAGCAATAATGTACAGGGGGAGATATATCTTACAGACTTAATTCATCTATTCAATGAAGAAGGATTATCGGTTGGCGCTGTAAGTCCGATACAGCAGCATGTTATAATGGGATTTAATAATAAGTCTGTTCTTAAAGAGATGGAGAAGATTGCCCGCAATCATGTATATGATAAGATAAAAGATATAATCGAAATTGAAGATGAAGAAGATTTTTACATTGCCGATGATGTAGTCGAAAAAATATTGGAAATGGATTCACAAGGCACTCCTTTAGATATCCATGTCGGAAGAGGAGCATTTATTTGTAAAGGAGTTTCTGTTAATTATGGATGCACATTTGGTCGTGAGTGTATAGTAAAAGATAACATTGTACTCGGTAAAAATGTAAACATTGGTGAAGGCGTCGAAATATCATGCTTCCAGGGACAACAAGTTCTTGTTGGTGATAATGTTGAGATCATGAAAGGAGATATCATCAAAGGGAATATTACCATTGGCAACAATTCAAGAATTGAATCCAGCGTTAATATGACCGGCAGTGACGATTACCCGGTTACTATAGGAAATAATGTGGAGATAAAAGGAACAACATATATTTTCGGATCGAAGATTGCCGATAATATTTTGATTTATCATTCGGTGTTAGTAAGAAAAAATGTGATTAATCCTAATAAAGATGGTTCACAATTCAAGATAGGTTTTTATATTCCGGAAGTAATCGGTAGGGAAGGAATAAAAGAAATTTAA
- a CDS encoding HAMP domain-containing sensor histidine kinase: MEKTITTYYDSPERTSDEKINSESQKLINHKIVQTLLDGFPELAVILDKNRQIVAANKKAIAGFRKSSFEELKGKRVGEAISCIHSDEMGKDSCGTSKFCAECGAAHAIKFTNENKLSSEEECRIISELSQKEESFDFKVNTSLLDIDEEQYTIFAIRDISGDKRRQALERIFFHDVLNTASVVNNFSLLLKDAEEDEFDEILPPLIESSDQLIQEILTQRDLRNAEDGKLSVDFQTTEVNDILRKVYSQYSKHQLTKDKKLTLAESDPFIKVNTDKKLLVRCFGNLVKNAIEASSKNDEIKIYSTIDNDHIIFSVQNPQIIPEVIQLQIFQRSFSTKGYGRGIGTYSVKLLVEQYLSGEVFFTSQKPEGTIFSIKINRNV; the protein is encoded by the coding sequence ATGGAAAAAACTATTACCACCTATTACGACTCACCGGAAAGAACATCAGACGAGAAAATTAATTCGGAATCTCAAAAACTTATCAATCACAAAATTGTTCAAACATTGCTTGACGGGTTTCCTGAGTTGGCGGTTATACTTGATAAAAACAGACAGATTGTTGCCGCTAACAAAAAGGCAATTGCCGGTTTCAGAAAATCAAGTTTTGAAGAGCTAAAAGGAAAACGTGTAGGTGAAGCAATCTCTTGCATTCATAGTGATGAAATGGGAAAAGATTCATGCGGAACATCGAAATTTTGCGCGGAATGCGGTGCTGCCCACGCAATTAAATTTACTAATGAAAACAAGTTATCCTCTGAAGAGGAGTGCCGAATTATCAGCGAACTCAGTCAGAAGGAAGAATCATTTGATTTCAAGGTAAATACATCTTTACTAGATATAGATGAAGAACAATATACTATCTTTGCAATCAGAGACATTTCCGGCGATAAGCGACGTCAAGCACTAGAAAGAATTTTTTTTCATGATGTTTTAAACACTGCTTCGGTTGTTAACAATTTTTCATTACTATTGAAAGATGCGGAAGAAGATGAATTTGATGAAATTCTCCCGCCGCTTATAGAATCATCCGATCAACTAATTCAAGAGATTTTAACTCAACGTGATCTGAGAAATGCGGAAGACGGAAAATTGTCGGTTGATTTTCAAACTACGGAAGTAAATGACATTTTAAGAAAAGTTTACTCACAATATTCCAAGCATCAACTTACAAAAGACAAGAAGTTGACCTTAGCCGAAAGTGATCCATTTATAAAAGTAAACACAGATAAAAAACTTTTAGTTAGATGTTTTGGCAACTTAGTTAAAAACGCAATTGAAGCTTCTTCAAAAAATGATGAGATAAAAATATATTCTACAATTGATAACGATCATATTATTTTCTCCGTCCAAAATCCACAAATTATTCCCGAGGTCATTCAATTACAAATATTTCAACGTTCGTTTTCCACAAAAGGTTATGGAAGAGGAATTGGCACATACAGTGTAAAACTTTTAGTCGAACAATATCTTAGTGGTGAAGTTTTCTTTACTTCCCAAAAACCGGAAGGAACTATTTTTAGTATTAAAATAAATCGTAATGTTTAA
- a CDS encoding DUF1330 domain-containing protein has protein sequence MAYYFIANIRIKDEKEYNNYLKSVDHVFAKYNGKYLASDNDPVILEGNWNYSRTVVIQFENKNDFENWYYSDEYQKILKHRLTAANCDTILIKGNS, from the coding sequence ATGGCTTATTATTTTATCGCAAATATTAGAATTAAGGATGAGAAGGAATATAATAATTACTTAAAGAGCGTTGACCATGTTTTCGCAAAATATAATGGCAAATATTTAGCTTCGGATAATGATCCCGTTATACTTGAAGGAAATTGGAATTACTCTCGGACCGTAGTTATTCAATTTGAAAATAAAAATGATTTTGAGAATTGGTATTATTCAGATGAATATCAGAAAATTTTAAAGCACCGATTAACAGCAGCAAATTGCGATACAATTTTAATAAAGGGTAACAGTTAA
- a CDS encoding SRPBCC domain-containing protein, giving the protein MKTTDEPIIVEEEFNQPTSKVWKAITEVDQMKKWFFTNILDFKPEIGFETQFNVSSGERDFLHLWKIVEVTPNKLIKYNWKYKDYSGDSFVTFELEDHGSKSLLRVTTEVIEDFSDDIPEFKPESCKGGWEYFIQNSLKSYLDS; this is encoded by the coding sequence ATGAAAACAACAGATGAGCCAATTATAGTTGAAGAAGAATTTAACCAACCGACTTCCAAAGTTTGGAAAGCAATCACCGAAGTTGATCAGATGAAGAAGTGGTTTTTCACTAATATCCTGGATTTTAAACCGGAGATTGGATTTGAAACTCAATTTAATGTGAGCTCCGGCGAAAGAGATTTTTTGCATCTCTGGAAAATTGTTGAAGTCACCCCCAACAAATTAATAAAGTACAATTGGAAGTATAAAGATTACTCCGGTGATTCGTTTGTTACATTTGAGTTAGAAGATCATGGAAGTAAATCATTGTTAAGAGTAACCACAGAGGTTATTGAAGATTTTTCGGATGATATACCGGAGTTTAAACCCGAAAGTTGTAAAGGTGGATGGGAATATTTTATTCAAAATAGTCTGAAAAGTTACTTGGATTCTTAA
- a CDS encoding cold-shock protein → MAERKQGSVKWFNSTKGFGFIQQASGDDVFVHFKAIAGDGYKSLEENDRVEYSVTEGPKGLQAADVRVIN, encoded by the coding sequence ATGGCAGAGCGCAAACAAGGATCAGTAAAATGGTTCAACAGTACTAAAGGTTTTGGTTTCATTCAACAAGCTAGCGGCGATGATGTATTTGTACATTTCAAAGCAATTGCCGGCGACGGTTACAAATCACTTGAAGAAAATGATAGAGTTGAATATTCTGTTACTGAAGGTCCAAAAGGTCTTCAAGCAGCTGACGTAAGAGTAATCAACTAA